In Eupeodes corollae chromosome X, idEupCoro1.1, whole genome shotgun sequence, the following proteins share a genomic window:
- the LOC129953254 gene encoding uncharacterized protein LOC129953254: MRDIHEASLESFSDSSTDSNKLQILSKNNTENEIENENNINNTIFTSIKDNPFILNAVTCCSSDGADSSVICGFKKTIPNSIHYPQKQIIVSGSDSIKCNNRIDLESKHFSSASTNETIMLSDFSMTNNSKHQRIDDGLANIDVKQLKAVYLAADAASSCSCMTQTKSINKSSKQDQSLMIKNLCRSFGDLSFIKNNETVTYQHQLKRTKSVGDLEKFKSLLKYFECYGVSVKALVS, encoded by the exons ATGCGGGATATACACGAAGCATCCTTAGAATCCTTCTCAGACAGCTCAACTGATTCAAATAAACTTCAAATACTTTCCAAAAATAACACTGAAAACGAAATCGAAAACGAAAACAACATCAATAACACAATATTTACGTCCATTAAAGATAATCCTTTCATTTTGAATGCTGTGACATGCTGTAGTAGTGATGGTGCCGATTCGTCTGTGATTTGCGGATTCAAGAAAACAATACCAAATTCAATTCACTATCCTCAAAAGCAAATAATTGTTTCGGGTAGTGATTCGATCAAATGTAACAATAGAATCGACTTAGAgtctaaacatttttcttcagcATCAACAAATGAAACAATAATGCTTTCGGACTTTTCTATGACGAATAACAGTAAACACCAACGGATCGATGATGGTTTGGCTAACATTGATGTCAAGCAATTA aaagcaGTCTATCTAGCAGCCGATGCAGCTTCTTCGTGTTCTTGTATGAcgcaaacaaaatcaattaataaatCTTCCAAACAAGATCAGTCCTTAAtgattaaaaatttg TGCCGAAGTTTTGGAGAtttgtcttttattaaaaacaatgaaactgTAACATACCAGCATCAGTTAAAG CGTACAAAATCAGTGGGAGacttggaaaaatttaaaagcttattAAAGTATTTTGAATGTTATGGCGTATCGGTTAAGGCTTTGGTAAGTTAA